In the genome of Fructilactobacillus hinvesii, the window CGGATGGAGTGGATGTTGGCATATCCGTTATTTCTGGAGAGTGAAGTGACACAGCCGTTAATCCGGATTGAAGGATAATTCGTGGCCAAACCTTTTTAAAAAATCGTTTGGTATTTTTTATTGTTGCTTTCCTATCAATTTCAGGAAATAGTCCCATTAGAAGCCCCCCAATACGCTAAAAGCAATGTGATATACTGAAAGCATTCGACACAAACAGATGTTCACATTGCCCGCCATTTTGGTGGGCTTTTTGTTTTATTTCAAAATCATCCGCCACTTCAGATAATCGAAGAACGTTTTCCCAAAAGTATTGATAATTGAATGCTGCAAGCTAGGAGACAAAAGGAACCAGTAATGTAGAATGCCCATTCCGACAAAAGATAAAAGAACTAAAATCAATAAAACGGCTTGACCTTTTCTGGAATCAAAATATTCAAAACCGCTAACAATTCCCAGAATAAAAACTAAAACACACAAAATATTCAGCGATACCCAAACAATTGCCATTTATTCTTCCTCCTCATTTCTATCTTTCAAACTCTCAACTAATCCGGTTTCTATCAATTGAACAGCCATTAGTTTAGCGTGACCTTCTTGTTTTTTATTAAGAATTGGAAGCCAATCCTCTTGATAATCTTCTAATGCTTGTTTCATATCTTTATAAATAGTGGGAACGTTATACATATAACAATAACCATCAGGTTCATGATGGAAATAACCAAGTGTTTCATTGCGATTATTAACAAACTTAATGTAATACCATACGTTCTTAGAATTTTCTAAAAAATCAACATGCGCCTGATTTCTTAATTGATCTTCCAATTGGTAAAGATTAGGATTCATGAACCATTCATATGTTTCAGCAGGTATTAAATAACCAATAGGCTTACTTTGAGGATAAGAAGTTGAATCAAAAATGGTAGTAACTTCATTAGTTTGTAAAAATGTCTTAATCTCCTTGCTCAGGTCGCGAACTTTGCCTTGTTTGTCTTGAATATTTTCCAAATTTTCACGTTGCTGTTTTTTAATAGTTTGCCAAAGAATGAAACTTACAAACAAAGAAATAACACATAATACAATTGCAATAATTAGCATCCGTCAGTCCTTCCTTATTACTTTTCCAATCGGTTTATCAATATCTTCTTTGCGGATGTAGCCGCAAAAATCATCAGCATAATTACATCTACCTGCTGTGGTAAATTCAGAAAATCTTCCTTTCAAAATAATGTAATCACCTTTTTCCAAATGAACACCCATAAATATGCAAGGTGTTTCTAATTTGGTCAGTATCAAACCATCTTGCTCAATTTTTTCACGAACTGTCATTAAATATTTACCTAACTTTCATCAAATAATTTACAAATTGAATAATCACGCATATCAATATCAACAGGACTAACTCCAACTTCAAACCAATAACCTTGAGACTTAACAAATCTTGTAGGCATCCTATCAAAATGGTTAACAGTTAATCTATTGTTTTCCAGCAATTTTAAAATGTAATCCGTTTCAATAATCTCCATGCTGAAAATTTCCCCTTGTTTAGCGGCTTCTACAATTTTCTTTTCTTGATCATCCGTTCCCTTCCAAAACTTAAATCTATATAGGCCTAAAATTAAAGACAAATTGCTCATTTAAATTAATCCTCGCTTTTTTCTAATTGTTCCAAAGCAATTGGTACGTTTTTCATTTTACTGTAGCAATCAAGATACATTGCGTTCATATCACCATCTAGGGTTACTTCAAACAGCCATTTATTCTTACCAGGGATACCCAAAATGGCTTTCATATTTTGCAAAGTCTTACAACTCCAAATGACAAACGGCCGGCCAGTCACCAGGCCTTTTTCTTTGTTTTTAACAGTGCAATAACGTTTCCAAATTTCACCGCTTGCTAATTGTAAAAATAAATCCATATCCACGATGAGTCTCCTTTTCTTATTTTGCTTGTTGAATTCCAATTGTAGTTTTTCATAATCTTTTGGTGGCACGATATATCCCAACATTTTTTCTTTTCCAACTATGATCTGCGTCGTTTCGTTGTTTTTTAATCTATTTTTAATGTAATTCAAACTTTCTGAATAACCAAAAGCTTTAGGCACCAAAATGTTCCTCCATTATTTCTTGTAATTCATCTGGATCCAAATACTCAGCAATTCCAGAAAGGAAAATTGCCTTGCTCTGCATTTTGGCTAAACAATACAATCCAGCCGCAATGATCAATGCTGCAAGCAAAATGGTTAAGCAAATTGCGATAACAACTAAAATCAACCAGTTCAATGTGATCACTCCTATTTCAAAATATCTTTTAACGTGTCTAAGGTTTCTTGTGATTCGGGAGTTGTAGCGACTAAATCATCCATCATACCGTTAATTTCATGGACCAACTCTTTCTCTTGCTTATCTAGTTTTTTATAGTTGTCACGCAACTTTTTAACGTCAACTGGTGACTCTTCTTCAAAAGTATCAACATAGCGCGGAATGTTAAGGTTGTAGTCATTTTCCTTAATTTCATCCATGCTGACGACACTGGCGTACTTATCAACTGTTTTTCGTTCCTGGTAGGTTTTAAAAATCTTTTGAATATGTTCATCTGTCAGCTTGTTTTGGTTTTTACCCTTTTCAAACTCGTTCGATGCATCAATGAAGAAGATATCATCCGTCTTCCGGTTCTTTTTAAATATCATGATGCAGACTGGAATCCCAGTCACGTCAAATAGCTTTTCTGGCAATCCAATGACTGCATCAAGGTAATTAGCATCGATTAATTCTCGCCTGATTTTACCTTCACGGGTTCCACGGAATAGCACTCCATGTGGAAGGATTACAGCCATTATTCCAGAATCTTTTAAGTTAGCAATCCCATCCAGGATAAAAGCATAATCAGCTTTGCCCTTGGGCGCTAAATCCCAATTCTTAAACCGTTCGTCGTTTTTGGCTATTTCTGGATCCCATTTCATTGAAAACGGTGGATTAGAAATAACCGAATCATAATTTGCTAAACCAGTGATAGCTGTTCAGCTCCTTTCTTCATTTGACTAAACTGATCTGACGCTTCAATTTCATAAACGTGGTTAATTTTCTGGGTTAAAACGTCCCCACTAATGACTGTCGCGTTCATGTTCCGGATCATCATATTAAACAGCAAAAACGGCAGTGCTGCTGTCGTTTTTTCAATCATTGTGTAATGAAAATTACTGTTATAATTACCGCTTTGCACGTCATTCCACCATTTAGCGATTGTTAAGCCACCAGTTCCACAACAATCATCTAAGGTTTTCATACCGTTGCCAACAATTAGAGCAGTAAGTTTCGTTAATGAATTGGGTGTGAAATCTTGTTTATTGCGGCCTCTATCAGCCATTTGTTGTTGGAAATAGCTTCTAAAATGGTCTTGGGACAAATCATCATCGATTTTTAAAAACTCCTGAAACATATTCTCACGTCTTTGCGGATCCATGATTATTTTCATCAACTGATCTGGGGCTTTATAGTCTTCTTCAACTCCGATAAGTTGGTTAATTTGTTCGTTATCCATGTAATCACCTCTAATCTAATCCGGTAAGGGCTGACATCATTTTGCTATTATCTTTATCACGTTGTTCTTTCAAGATATGAATGTAAGTTTCTTGCGTGGTTGTTACGGTAGAGTGTCCAAGTCGTTCTGCAACGGATGACAAGCTCACATCATGCAAAATCAAAAGAGAGGCATGAGTATGCCGCAATCCATGCATCGTAATAACATTGACCCCAGCTTTTTCGCAAAGCTGTTTCATATAAGCGTTATAAGTTGAATTAAAAATACGCTTATCTTTGGGAACAAAAATTGGTTCGTCCTTTGGTAGATTTTTAACTAAGTCCCGCATTTCCATTCCTAATTTCCAGTCAATGGAAATAGTTCTGATTGAAGCTTGATTTTTAGTTGGTTGAAAACTTCCATGGAAACTCTTGTAATCCCAAGTCTTATTAATGGTTAAGGTCATGTTTTGGAAATCAAAGTCATCAGGTGTAACTCCTAAACCTTCCGAAAATCTTAATCCTGTCTTAGCAATTAAAAGAATTAGCCAATCAATACTAGGTTCTGATCCCAAGGTTAATTGATCTAAAAATTTCCTAACTTCAAACTCATTGAGATATTTAATGTTTTTCTTACGTGGCCGTTTGCCTTTTAAAACAATTCTTCGTGTCGGATCAACATCAATTAGGCCTTCATCAACAGCATCAAAAATCGCTGCTTTAATTTGATGATGAAAATCCTTAACGGTCTGTATTTCGTGATCCTTGGCATACATATTGATTAATTTTTGATACTTTCGTCTATCTAGTTGGCCAACCTCAGTATCTGGCAAGATGTGGCGCAAATGCTTAGCTGAAATTCTGTATTTAGCCAGGGTAACTTCACGAACCGCTCCGTCTTTATAGTCGTCGATCCAATCATTAAAATATTCCCAAAACAATTGTTCCTTACGCGCTTTCAAAGATTTTTTCATATTTGATCCCCCAAATTTTGATTCTGTATTTTTTAGACTAATGAACCTGTTAGCTCCATGATTTTTTCATGACAAATGTTGTCAATCATTTCTAACAACGCTTTGCAGCCGTCAATTGTTTCTGGTACTTCATTATCGAAATACTGATTGAATAC includes:
- a CDS encoding DUF6275 family protein is translated as MPKAFGYSESLNYIKNRLKNNETTQIIVGKEKMLGYIVPPKDYEKLQLEFNKQNKKRRLIVDMDLFLQLASGEIWKRYCTVKNKEKGLVTGRPFVIWSCKTLQNMKAILGIPGKNKWLFEVTLDGDMNAMYLDCYSKMKNVPIALEQLEKSED
- a CDS encoding N-6 DNA methylase; translated protein: MKWDPEIAKNDERFKNWDLAPKGKADYAFILDGIANLKDSGIMAVILPHGVLFRGTREGKIRRELIDANYLDAVIGLPEKLFDVTGIPVCIMIFKKNRKTDDIFFIDASNEFEKGKNQNKLTDEHIQKIFKTYQERKTVDKYASVVSMDEIKENDYNLNIPRYVDTFEEESPVDVKKLRDNYKKLDKQEKELVHEINGMMDDLVATTPESQETLDTLKDILK
- a CDS encoding N-6 DNA methylase; this encodes MDNEQINQLIGVEEDYKAPDQLMKIIMDPQRRENMFQEFLKIDDDLSQDHFRSYFQQQMADRGRNKQDFTPNSLTKLTALIVGNGMKTLDDCCGTGGLTIAKWWNDVQSGNYNSNFHYTMIEKTTAALPFLLFNMMIRNMNATVISGDVLTQKINHVYEIEASDQFSQMKKGAEQLSLV
- a CDS encoding tyrosine-type recombinase/integrase, with translation MKKSLKARKEQLFWEYFNDWIDDYKDGAVREVTLAKYRISAKHLRHILPDTEVGQLDRRKYQKLINMYAKDHEIQTVKDFHHQIKAAIFDAVDEGLIDVDPTRRIVLKGKRPRKKNIKYLNEFEVRKFLDQLTLGSEPSIDWLILLIAKTGLRFSEGLGVTPDDFDFQNMTLTINKTWDYKSFHGSFQPTKNQASIRTISIDWKLGMEMRDLVKNLPKDEPIFVPKDKRIFNSTYNAYMKQLCEKAGVNVITMHGLRHTHASLLILHDVSLSSVAERLGHSTVTTTQETYIHILKEQRDKDNSKMMSALTGLD